Sequence from the Gemmatimonadota bacterium genome:
GCCCGTCACCCTGGAAGCAGAAGTACTCCATGCCAAGGCAGGTGCGCCCAGGCTCGGGGACCATCGCCGCGCTCCAGTTGTTGAAGTTCTGGATGCGCCCGACCTGGACGCCCGGGGTGTGGATGTAGATCCAGTTGTCGGGGAAGAGCCGCTCGGTATCGAGAATCAGCGCCACCACCAGGAAGTCGCGGTAGCGGAGCCCTTCTGCGGCGGCGCGCACCGGGGCCGGAACCGCGGGCTCGATGGCGCGCACCAGCGAGCGGACGTCCGTCGTCGAGATGACATGGTCGGCCGGAAAATGATGCACGCCGTTGGGTGTGTTCGCCTTCACTCCGGTGACCCGACCACCCTCCGTCTCGATCGTCGTGACGAAATGCTCCATGAGGACCTTGCTCCCCATCGTGTGGAGCCGGTCCCGGCACGCTTCCCACATCTGGCCGGGGCCGAGTCGCGGATAGCGGAATTCGTCGATCAGGCTCTTGATGGTGGTGCTGCGCCGTTGCAGCGAGGTGGCGTTGAGGATCGCCCGCGCCAGCGAGAGCCCCTGGATGCGCTGGGCCGCCCACTCGGCGCGGATTTCCGTGCAGGGAATGCCCCAGACCTTCTCGGTGTACGTCTTGAAGAAGATCTCGTACAACCGCTTCCCGAAGCGATTGCTGACCCACTGTTCGAAGTTGTCCTCGACCGGTGACGGCCGGAAGCGGGCATGCAGGTAGCTCAGCATGATCCGGACGGCATTGATCAGCCCGAGGCCACTCAGCGCGTTGAATGCCTTCAGGGGATAATCGAAGTACTTCCCATCGTAATGGATGCGCGACATCCGCGGCACGCTGATGAAGTCGTCGCCAAGGATCTCTTCCCACAACGCCTGCACGGGTTCGATCTTGGTGAAGAAGCGATGCCCGCCGATGTCGAACCGGAAGCCACGGTACTGGGCCGTCCGGGAGATGCCGCCGACGATGTCGTCGCCCTCGAGGACCGTCACCGCATGGCCGGCCTTGGCCAGCAGATACGCCGCGGTCAGCCCCGCGGGCCCCGCGCCAATGACGACGACGCGATCGCCTTGGCGAATGGGCGTGACGGTGCGAATGGGTGGGGCGCCTTCGGCCATCGGCAGACCTTCCTGGGGGAGTTCGCTGCAGCGGGCGCACAATCGGCCGTTTCGGAAACGGCCTGGTGGCTCAACGGCACCGTGCGATGGATGCCTTGTTCATCCCCCCGATCAGGGCAAGGCACGTGCCCAAACGCGTGGGCGCGGAAACGCGCCACGGCGGATGGCAAAATGTATAGCGTTGCGTGGACACCACAAATATGATGCGACCTGGTATGAGTGCCGCGTCAGTGCAACACTTTTGTCAGACGCCGCGGCAGTTACCGGGGTGACCGCTCGTAGTTTGGCTGGGTGTCCGCGAGATATCGGTCCAGGCCG
This genomic interval carries:
- a CDS encoding NAD(P)/FAD-dependent oxidoreductase: MAEGAPPIRTVTPIRQGDRVVVIGAGPAGLTAAYLLAKAGHAVTVLEGDDIVGGISRTAQYRGFRFDIGGHRFFTKIEPVQALWEEILGDDFISVPRMSRIHYDGKYFDYPLKAFNALSGLGLINAVRIMLSYLHARFRPSPVEDNFEQWVSNRFGKRLYEIFFKTYTEKVWGIPCTEIRAEWAAQRIQGLSLARAILNATSLQRRSTTIKSLIDEFRYPRLGPGQMWEACRDRLHTMGSKVLMEHFVTTIETEGGRVTGVKANTPNGVHHFPADHVISTTDVRSLVRAIEPAVPAPVRAAAEGLRYRDFLVVALILDTERLFPDNWIYIHTPGVQVGRIQNFNNWSAAMVPEPGRTCLGMEYFCFQGDGLWESSDAELIALATREFEQLGLAPAGLVRDGTVIRMPKAYPIYDAEYREHLDNVRGWIDPIPNLHTVGRNGMHKYNNQDHSMLTAMMAVWNMQGAAHDIWAVNTDFEYHEEQRLEPPAAASAAAAA